A DNA window from Hordeum vulgare subsp. vulgare chromosome 1H, MorexV3_pseudomolecules_assembly, whole genome shotgun sequence contains the following coding sequences:
- the LOC123443242 gene encoding sulfite reductase [ferredoxin], chloroplastic: MSAAVGGAEFHGFGGAAQLPRSRMLGRPVRVAPPGATPAGGGGPSAASIRAVSTPLKKDASQVKRSKVEIIKEKSNFLRYPLNEELVSEAPNVNETAVQLIKFHGSYQQSDREVRGQKNYSFMLRTKNPSGKVPNQLYLAMDTLADEFGIGTLRLTTRQTFQLHGVLKKNLKHVISTVIKNMGSTLGACGDLNRNVLAPAAPYVRKDILFAQETAENIAALLAPQSGAYYDLWVDGEKIMSAEEPPEVTKARNDNSHGTNFPDSPEPIYGTQYLPRKFKIAVTVAGDNSVDILTNDIGVVVVSDSAGEPVGFNLYVGGGMGRTHRIETTFPRLADPLGYVPKEDILYAIKAIVVTQRENGRRDDRRYSRLKYLLDSWGIDKFRAEAEKYYGKKFEDFRPLPEWQFNSYLGWQEQGDGKLFYGVHVDNGRLGGQAKETLREIIEKYNLDVSITPNQNLILCGVDQAWREPITAALAQAGLLEPKDVDLLNITSMACPALPLCPLAQTEAERGILPILKRIRAVFDKVGIKEEESVVVRITGCPNGCARPYMAEVGFVGDGPNSYQIWLGGTPNQTTLAETFMNKVKLQDIEKVLEPLFSYWNSTRQEGESFGSFTNRMGFEQLKEVVNKWEGATSAA, from the exons ATGTCGGCGGCGGTGGGCGGCGCCGAGTTCCATGGTTTCGGGGGCGCCGCGCAGCTCCCGAGGTCCCGGATGCTCGGGCGCCCCGTCAGGGTGGCGCCGCCCGGGGCCACaccggctggcggcggcgggccCTCGGCGGCCAGCATTCGCGCCGTTTCCACG CCCCTGAAGAAGGATGCGTCGCAAGTTAAGCGAAGCAAGGTCGAAATAATCAAGGAGAAGAGCAATTTTCTTCGCTACCCTTTGAATGAGGAGCTGGTCTCAGAGGCTCCCAACGTCAACGAAACTGCTGTCCAGCTGATTAAGTTCCATGGAAGCTATCAGCAGAGCGACCGGGAAGTCCGTGGCCAGAAGAATTACTCGTTTATGCTCCGGACAAAGAATCCTTCCGGAAAAGTTCCGAACCAGCTTTACTTGGCTATGGATACACTGGCTGATGAGTTTGGGATTGGAACGCTCCGTCTGACAACCAGGCAAACATTTCAGCTGCACGGCGTTCTTAAGAAGAACTTGAAGCATGTCATCAGCACTGTGATTAAGAATATGGGATCAACCTTAGGTGCTTGTGGAGATCTCAATAGGAATGTGCTTGCACCTGCCGCACCATACGTGAGAAAAGATATTCTTTTTGCTCAAGAAACAGCAGAGAATATTGCAGCACTTCTCGCTCCACAGTCAGGGGCTTATTATGACCTGTGGGTGGATGGAGAGAAGATAATGTCAGCGGAAGAACCACCTGAGGTCACCAAAGCCCGGAATGATAACTCACATGGAACAAACTTCCCTGATTCTCCTGAGCCAATCTACGGGACCCAGTATCTGCCCAGGAAGTTCAAGATTGCGGTCACAGTTGCTGGTGATAACTCTGTTGATATTCTGACGAATGACATCGGTGTTGTTGTAGTTTCAGATAGTGCAGGGGAGCCTGTTGGCTTTAACCTCTAT GTTGGAGGTGGCATGGGAAGGACACACAGAATAGAAACCACATTCCCTCGGCTGGCTGATCCACTTGGTTATGTTCCTAAGGAGGATATATTATATGCTATAAAGGCAATAGTTGTTACACAGAGGGAAAATGGAAGAAGAGATGACCGCAGGTATAGCAGACTGAAGTATCTGCTTGACAGCTGGGGAATCGACAAGTTCCGGGCTGAAGCTGAAAAATATTATGGGAAGAAGTTTGAAGATTTCCGTCCATTACCGGAATGGCAGTTCAACAGCTACCTTGGGTGGCAGGAGCAG GGTGATGGTAAATTATTCTATGGAGTGCATGTTGATAATGGTCGTCTTGGGGGGCAAGCAAAGGAAACTCTGCGAGAGATAATTGAGAAGTATAACTTGGATGTTAGCATTACTCCAAACCAAAACCTTATCTTATGTGGGGTTGATCAGGCATGGAGAGAACCAATAACTGCAGCTCTTGCTCAAGCTGGTCTGTTG GAACCAAAGGATGTTGATCTCCTGAACATAACCTCCATGGCATGCCCTGCCTTACCTCTGTGCCCTCTCGCACAAACAGAAGCTGAACGAGGGATCCTACCGATTCTTAAACGAATTAGAGCAGTTTTCGACAAG GTTGGCATCAAGGAAGAGGAGTCTGTAGTGGTGAGGATAACTGGCTGCCCTAATGGATGCGCCAGACCATACATGGCCGAGGTTGGCTTTGTTGGTGACGGCCCAAACAGTTATCAG ATCTGGCTTGGAGGAACACCAAACCAGACCACCTTGGCAGAAACTTTCATGAATAAAGTGAAGCTTCAAGATATTGAGAAGGTTTTGGAACCACTGTTTTCCTATTGGAATAGCACGCGCCAGGAAGGCGAATCTTTTGGGAGCTTCACGAACAGAATG GGATTTGAGCAGTTGAAAGAGGTGGTGAACAAGTGGGAGGGGGCAACATCAGCCGCATGA